Proteins encoded by one window of Nicotiana tabacum cultivar K326 chromosome 10, ASM71507v2, whole genome shotgun sequence:
- the LOC107813437 gene encoding gibberellin 2-beta-dioxygenase 1: protein MVVLTKPGIDHFPIVKNCRSSSFFNGVPLIDLSKPDSINLIVKACEEFGFFKVINHGVPTEFITKLESEAIKFFSSPLSDKQKAGPADPFGYGNKKIGPNGDVGWVEYILLSTNSEFNYHKFASILGVNPETIRIAVNDYVSAVKKMACEILEMLAEGLNIHPRNVFSKLLMDEKSDSVFRLNHYPPCPEIQQFSDNNLIGFGEHTDPQIISVLRSNNTSGLQILLKKGHWISVPPDPNSFFINVGDSLQVMTNGRFKSVRHRVLANSVKSRLSMIYFGGPPLSQKIAPLASLMEGEESLYKEFTWFEYKKSAYKTRLADNRLVLFEKVAAS, encoded by the exons ATGGTGGTCTTAACTAAACCTGGCATTGACCATTTCCCCATAGTCAAAAACTGCAGATCATCCTCATTCTTCAATGGTGTTCCATTGATAGACCTCTCGAAACCTGACTCTATAAACCTCATTGTTAAGGCTTGTGAAGAATTTGGATTTTTCAAAGTCATTAATCATGGCGTCCCTACGGAATTCATAACTAAACTTGAATCTGAAGCCATCAAATTCTTCTCCTCTCCCCTTTCTGATAAACAGAAAGCAGGGCCTGCTGATCCTTTTGGCTATGGAAACAAGAAGATTGGACCCAATGGCGATGTTGGTTGGGTCGAATACATTCTCCTCTCAACTAACTCTGAATTCAACTACCATAAGTTTGCATCTATATTAGGTGTAAACCCAGAAACAATTCG GATAGCAGTAAATGATTATGTGTCAGCAGTGAAGAAAATGGCATGTGAGATTCTTGAAATGTTAGCAGAGGGATTAAATATTCATCCGAGGAATGTTTTCAGTAAGCTTCTAATGGACGAAAAGAGTGACTCTGTTTTCAGGCTCAATCACTATCCCCCTTGTCCTGAGATTCAACAATTCAGTGACAATAATTTGATTGGATTTGGAGAGCATACTGACCCACAAATCATATCAGTATTGAGATCCAACAACACTTCCGGACTTCAAATATTACTCAAAAAAGGCCACTGGATTTCTGTCCCGCCTGATCCAAATTCTTTCTTCATTAATGTTGGTGACTCATTGCAG GTGATGACTAACGGGAGGTTTAAGAGTGTAAGGCACAGGGTATTGGCGAACAGTGTAAAATCAAGGCTATCAATGATATATTTTGGAGGACCGCCATTGAGTCAAAAGATAGCACCTTTGGCATCATTAATGGAAGGGGAAGAAAGCTTGTACAAAGAGTTTACGTGGTTTGAGTACAAAAAATCTGCATATAAGACTAGACTAGCTGATAATAGATTGGTCCTATTTGAGAAAGTTGCAGCCTcgtaa